The genomic DNA ATTGTCATTTTGGGGTTGTTAGATTGCCATTGATCTTTCAGAAGTTCTGTAACGCTTACTATTCGTGATAAATTACACGGCAGCTCACATCATAAGACCTAGTTGCTTTATAAGCAGCCCGTTACTTAGAAGTCACTTAGAAGCTATAGAAAcaaaaattattcaaaatgttTCAAACACCCTCGCATTAACTTTCAGGAGGAGAGATCGAGAAAGTAATTCGCCGACATAAAGCTTTAACCATTATATTTTATCTGAAATAGTCGAtgggcggcggggaccgaacccatGTTCCCCGTCCGACCCATTCGGCTATTGTGgctttttacataattattttaatcacatattttaatttaaaaacaaacaaataccTACCTTAAAATCCAAAGTTAGTTTAAAGCGgcaataaaaagttatatttgTGAATACAAGACATTGCTAAGTAAGCCCCACCATAAAATTTTAGGCACAAAATCATGAATGAGTTTCGTTTATTATGAATAAACTTTAAATGATGTTGATTTAAAGCTCGTATAAATTCCATTACCTTAAATCACTATTGTTTTAGAATtgcaaatttttattaaatgatATTTGACACCGTATTAAGTCCGTCctgatatttaaattattaacaacTCGAAGAACATGCTGCTTGGAAAATTTTGCACTCTATCTGTTTGACCTGTCATtttgaaattgattaaaaatagatttaaCATCAAAACCACTTGGCGTAATTTTTATTCCATGTAACCAACCATGACATCGTCCTAAAAATATCCGAACTTAACATTTAATTAAgtgattaataaaatgaaataataaatcaaaaaataaaCGACTAAGATCAACCAACGTGTACGTGATTGCTTCAAATTAATCTCGAATATCTTTGATTTTCAGTAATTAACAGACTAATAAAACTGTACCCGAATCCAGTcgcataaaataaaaagtcactAAAATATAAGTCATTAATATGTAAATATCGAAGATCGGGCAAGACTTCACATCAGGTGGTAAACCGGATTGGATGGCAACAGGCCACTTGTCACCCGAAATGTTTGACCAATATAAGTTCGTACTAACGACTTTGTCGAGatattatgttttaaaataattttattactttctttCGGGTATAGAAGTTATggacatattaaaatttaaattttataacagcTGCAAACGTGTCggttattatttcaataaatatcaaattgagcttataaaatcataactaatTAGAGAGTAAATTGTATTTCAGCCTGATTTGAACGTACCTAATTAAGGAACCGATAACATACCTAATTGGATCTGTCAGGAATATTACGTTATCAACAGTTGTTGGTCAGATTAAGTGTTAAGAGCAGCAATCTTACACGCTCGTAATATTATCGTCGCGTAAAGCGTAACAGGCGTATGAAGAAAATCTAATATTGGTTTCAAGGCAGGTTTAATTAAGGTTTTCAGTGTATTTGTTAACAAGATGATATGCCAAGAACAGCGCATGCCATGACACATTAATTAGATCATATCAATTGTATAGTTACTTATTACCACCTAGGAGCAATCAACACCAATGTTTAACTTTAACTTGAACTTTGAATGTAAGCCAATTCTTAAAATGAAatcaaatctaaaaaaaaattactattATTAATTAGAAATCATCTCACTAAACTTTGTAACctaaaatcaaataggtaatatTTATGTAGAGATAGGTATGGAAAGCTCTCTCAACTTGCAATAATTTATAAAACGAAAATGTTATGAATACCTATATTGTGCTCTTTCAGGATACCACtgacatttaaaatatttacttacaaaaaatatttttatcaagcATAATTCATGAAAGGTAGAGCcctcataaataataaaattataatttaatcatAACAGTCTCAACAAAAACCATGAAACGAAGTAGCGTATGCCTGCAAAGAGCTGGTGATTGCATATTATTTTTCCTTGTTTTTGAGTTGCCTATAATTTTGCTTAAAGACCACTTCCGTTCCGACCAATATCTGTCAACATATTTCCACGTTCGGCTGGGTCACATCACAAGAACTCGATTTCATTGACAACCGGCCTGAAGCATAATgagttttaaattattactgCAGATAAAAAGTGGTCGCCTGATGCCCATTTAACCTTTCTTTATTTCGTAACTGAAGATACTACACGATCGAATTAAAAGTCGAATAGGCAGCTCTACTGCGTGTTGTTTCGTCGAGTTGAATTTATGCGAAAATTATGTGTGTATTCAATAAAAAGGTTTCAAAGAATGtgtgaattaaaattaaatattgatgaAAGCTTAAGGGTTACAAATTGAGGTAGTGGGTATAGGAGGTGTGCGCGAGGTGGTGGTGAGTGGTGAGCGGATgatgcgcgggcgccgcgggCGGCCGGCGTCGCTGCGTCTCCATGGTAACGGCGCCTCGGGTACATAAGGCCCGCGCGGCCGGGGTGCCACACAGATCGCTAAACCCTGTCGAGCGCGCCGCACGAAGTGCTGCGGATCACAGGCCATAATCACAATCAAGTTTGACGTTTCGTAAATAAGTGACAACTTTAGTTGCGAATCTCAACTTACTCGTGTAATTTCAGTTCCAAGTGTTGTGAAAAGACTTTAATACAAGATGATGTCCTTAGTGTTGTTTGTTTCGGGAGCTCTTCTCCTTGCAACAGCAGAGGGTTGCGGCGCTGGAAATAGAATGATAAGTAAGTGcacactttattttatttaaatcttaaaattaatatttttttaaatacattaatactcaattaattaatttttaatagagctTGATTGATTCAatttgttactttaattttattctaaattatttatcttttgcTTGTAAATTATAAAGTTACTCAAATGCACTTTGCAATAAATCTTAGCAAATTATAATACACAATTTTCAATTGAAAAGGTAATAAATTTCACAGCCGCCACCCAGTCTAGAAAATGCGAAGAAGTTTTGCCAAAAAGATGCTCCAATTTGCATACCCGTATGGGTcgaggtcataaaattttattgacACTGACACCTGTGTAGCACGCACCGGTCTAATAAATCAGATAAATCCTGTGGATTATAGAATCATTCCACCTTGATTTGGTCGACATTTTATTGGTAATCAAGCGTGAATTATGTGACGAATGGAGTCATCTTTATTACGTTTCAGTGGTTTATTTATGTAATCTTTTTGTGTAGAATCTGGAGGGTTGACGGCGTACGAGAAGCAAGCGATCGTCGACGCACACAACCGGCTGCGGCAATCGGTCGCTCTTGGTCAAGTGTCGAGTCAGCCCCCAGCAGCTAACATGATGGAAATGGTAAGAAATCTTTAGAATTAAACCAtgaattaagaatattaaagcaaaaaaggaaaacatttttcaaCAACACATAATATTGATAAACGAATTTCATGAACCTACTCGTATTTAGCAAACAATGATCTCATCCTACAAACAATAAATCGATCATTCATGATCGTGTGAAACTCTTCATATGTTTATTAATGAAGATGAAACAGTTTTAATGGCTTCTAGAGCAAACCCATATAACCTTTGATTGTGGATTTCGTACGCGTTTTACGgtcattaatattaatttaagtaataaACTTGATCAAACTTGAAAGATTAATAGTTGTTGTGACATTTTACGATTTATCTTCCTTACAATTTGTaaaaagttaaatttgtttcttCCTACATCAGAGTATTTGGTATCCGTTTAGTCAACAGTTTTGTAACAGTCGGTAACGTAAAAGATTTTTGGTCAGAATAAGATAactaaagtttgtttatttttcacaGGTGTGGGATGAAGAGCTAGCGGCAACTGCCCAACGTTGGGCTGACCAATGCACCACTGAACACGACCGCGCCTCTCAACGCGAAGTAGGTCGCTTCGCTGTGGGCCAGAACCTCGCTGCCACCTGGACGACGCGCCCGCCAAGCGACCCCGTCGACTCCCAGCCCGACTTCGCTTCCCAAATCAACGCGTGGTTCGACGAAGTCCACATCTTCGGGTACAGACCCATCAGCGGTGTGCACGGGACAGGACACTACTCTCAGGTAAATACAAAAAACCATAAACTAGCAGGAATGCATGAAATATCATAAAATATGGCTTCATTGATTCCGTTAATCAACACTTTAACGataatttatgtttattgttgCTATTGTTCTGTCTACTTGAGTACAAGATGTATCGGTCATTGCCTTATTCCAATCGATATTTCCCACGTTTTAGATTTGAATACtaatttttgtatttctttagCTGGTCTGGGGTGAAACTTCCCACGTCGGCTGCGGCTTCAGCTTCTACTATGACCCCACAAGGGGCTACACTAAGCTGTACATCTGCAACTACGGCCCTGGCGGAAACGTTATCGGTGTCAAGCCCTACGAGAAGGGATATCCTTCCTGCAGCAGCTACGGTCTCTCCAACTCCGTCAAATACTCTGGTCTTTGCTGTGagtattgttttatttcacATTTCGTAAATATTGTCTCTGAGGAACTTAATGAACTCACAAAATTGTGGTCTTGGTTGAAATCTAATGAAACATGTGTCTTGTTACAGCTGGCAGCTACACCGCTTCCTCGAGCTACCAAACAGTGGACAACTCCAACGGCTACATCTCGAACGTCATCCCCGACAGCACCGGAGACTCGCATTACAACTACCAATACAACAACCAGTACTACAACCAGTTCAGCAACCAATACCAGTACCAGTACCAGCAACCAGACACCTATTACAGACCCGAAACTACCACTTTCAGGCCTTTGATCAGCATATTCAAATCTGCATCGAACCTTTTCTCCAAATCAAAACCACAAGTTCGATTTGGTACTTTTTATGTGTAAGTAATTCTGTAGTAATTGTAAATTAGCAGTATTTTGTTACCTATTGTGACGGTTGTGTTACTCGACTGATTATTCGGAACCGGCTAGTGCGGGGTTTCGGAACTTTGTAGATAATTTGTTATTCCTTGGTTTTACAAGGAAATTAAATAAGATTTTTCTActgaacaataaattaatattgttggACAATGTGAAGGTTTCAgtaattttatgttaaaattacaATGCTGTCGTGAATGACCTTCTAGTATTAGCAAAGAGAGTTGAGAGTTGTTACGTagaagtttatttataaatattattattaaagataaataataattgtaaaatgCATTTCACTTACCTACCCCAATACACACTTTAAAAAACATCAGACATCTGGATAGTCTAGCCGTTTCTCTGAGAAGTAATCAAGCTAAGCAAATTTTATGACAATTCCTTTTCATCAAAACAATTTGATACAACACAAATTACTTATATTAAGTTCGATCTTGAATCATCTCGTACGTCACTATTTCAACTAAACATCTTTCACCAGAAtgtaaacttactacctactatGAATAACAATTAGGAGCCGCTATGAATATTGCAAATACTTACCTGAAGAAAATATCGTGCAAATGCAATGGAAAAAAAACTGCATATCGTAAGAACTATATAATAAACCCCAAAGGCCTTCGACAATTTTGTAAACTAGAGATAAATCTCTCaattaagggtgggttgcaccaccttactttgaccgtaactttaacgataaccgtcgtcggaatttgacagattttcgacgtttgtcaaagttaaagtaagataatgCATCCCAGCCTAAGTGTCACTAATCACCATTTCAGAAGACAGTGAAATAGTTCATTAATTCATTAGAGGCATAGACAGCTTGGAGCCAACTTAGTCAGCTTTATTTTTGGTAGTCTTTTGGCATGAATGTAGAATCTaattagcaataaataaaacttttaaatgcTATGTCAGAGTTCAAATCCAAATACCATTGACTcaataaactgaaaataataccaataaggaatttagataataataaaaagttaggCAGAAGATTCTGACCAAATGTAAAGATACAATTTCGTCAAAAGTCATGAATATTAATATTGACAGGTCCTTGTGACAATTCTTGTCGATTACATCATTTTATGTATACtgaattaatatttacttacttgatattttattcaaatatctTCACCTGCTTCAGAAATCAGGTTATCTCAAAATGTATTGGAAAAGACACAAATTTACACCATTTCATTTGTTATTAATACTTCCTGAAAGAAAGAGTCAACACGCAAGTTTGTGATATGGCCAATCatcataatgatgatgatgatctattTTAAAACTCCATGCCTCAaatgataaataatattaagtgcCTATACTTACTAATCTGAGGCCCGTTGAAGATATGAATAATAAAGCTTTTAAttctactaaataaataattatgtcctATATTTCAGACTTTcgtaaattaatcaaattatatGGGGTATTGAAATAAGGTAAGCAGCAATTATGGTTTATCGTAcatattttagttaaataatgAAACACCTTAATACTGCAACGACACGTGTATTCGTAGTAGTATAAAATTATTCAGTGAACGGTGAACGTACTTATTTCCTTTCGTTATCCTGTTAGAAAAAAtcaccagtgtgcttaccatgagtttacgttaggtgtgctcgctagcgactgcgtaaaaaaatgacatttaaatgtatgacatattgtgcagcgcccctagcggctactttcaagaaataaaatcttcatagaattttttgacgtattcgctagcgagctcacctaatgtaaactcatggtaagcacactggtgaTATTCAGTAGGTACGGTTAAGGTTAAACTGCATGATGTTTAATGTCAAAAGGAAAATACGCAAGCACCAGACCGAttgctaaaatttaaaaatagacaTAATTTCATGAATGACACTTCTTTTCAGCAGCACATACATGGCTCTCATAAGATACATAGTAAGAAATACAAGTACCTAAATATAGTCAATATTTTGATAATTGGTATCAAGTTTTGGATTGGTTTCTGAAAATTAAGTCAAGGGTgactatagaaaaaaaaatttaagaagAGGTCTGTCTGCGAAATATGTTTATGGGTACTGTACTGACAGTTAATAAGTTTCAAAAACTCTAAAAactaataagtacctatatctACATCGTaggtaaaatcaaaatcaaaatcaaaattttctttatttgtttagactaattaaattagttcttgcaaatcgtcaaatgctcttaaggagcctatacatgtctcattctttttttgccctaccagcgcttcgagacaaacatttggcaagtgctgagaagaagcgccgcaacaaactcagtcaccactgtctgccggtttaaaaatataaaaaagtaggaagttacaatacattcagaagcaagttacttaccacgcgcttccgttgatagaaggtggcctttaagacgcccatctagcacgagaccgcgtggcagttttgaatatatttatttatttataaggtaCTGCTGCATATTATAAATTAGAGCGAGAACATTTAGAACTGTCATGGATTTTCTCAAAAAATCCATTATAATAAGTGATTTGAACTTATCCGCCTGATAAAGATAATAATGAtctataaaaaaacaaatatagCGTAAAATCTAGCTAGACTGGGTACAGGTTTTCGCGCCACGCTTCAGTACACGTGCTCGTCTCCGGTGTTctaaacattaaggctgagttgcaccaccttattttaaccgtaaaaataacaataaccagtgcttttcgtatggagtttgacatatttttaacgtttgtcaaagttaaagtaagatggtgcaactcagcctaagagccCCTGCAGGCTATAGACTATTTATCGGCTGACAATTTGTTCAGCTtctacttgttgttgttgatctGCTATCATGATAAAGATATTGAGGAATCAGCTGATATCAGATCGGTATAATGTGcgtaatttacattattattatactatcgGCCAACAAAAAGACTGCGGAAACTCTAATAGCATCACAATTGGCATCAATACCACGGCCCCCGGTCTGTTGTCATAAACTATAAGCAGTATTGAAATGATACTGTCATCGTGtttaattaggtaaataatacCTATTGTTCATTTAATTAAGAATGACACTAGATTATCCGTTTCAAAATACGGGAAGGAAATGGATTAAAGATTTGCAAGATTTTTTATGGTCGACGAAGAATTTCTAAAGTAGCAACAATATTATTCATATTGTTGCTAAGAACAACATCGTTCAATTAAATTACTTCACTACTTACATAACTTTGCCAGTTCAAGGACAGTTAATATGGCGGGCGGCTTAAGAAGCAACTTTGACATAATTATCAGGATGTTTGATTATTAGGAGTAGTGTATGGTTGGCATTGAATTTTATAGATACTATTTTCTGCTTGTACTCGATTTGTTAAACTTTATtcttaatgattaaacgaacttaccttaagtgatgttctatcataattatacgaAGGCTTCGTCTGAAGAGATTAGAATACTTGTAGTAGCACGTATTGTGTGGCCATTCATACGCTATAGTtgaga from Ostrinia nubilalis chromosome 8, ilOstNubi1.1, whole genome shotgun sequence includes the following:
- the LOC135074192 gene encoding venom allergen 3-like, whose translation is MMSLVLFVSGALLLATAEGCGAGNRMIKSGGLTAYEKQAIVDAHNRLRQSVALGQVSSQPPAANMMEMVWDEELAATAQRWADQCTTEHDRASQREVGRFAVGQNLAATWTTRPPSDPVDSQPDFASQINAWFDEVHIFGYRPISGVHGTGHYSQLVWGETSHVGCGFSFYYDPTRGYTKLYICNYGPGGNVIGVKPYEKGYPSCSSYGLSNSVKYSGLCSGSYTASSSYQTVDNSNGYISNVIPDSTGDSHYNYQYNNQYYNQFSNQYQYQYQQPDTYYRPETTTFRPLISIFKSASNLFSKSKPQVRFGTFYV